The following proteins are encoded in a genomic region of Reichenbachiella sp.:
- the nspC gene encoding carboxynorspermidine decarboxylase produces the protein MQKNIPSPCFVLDEQKLENNLSLIKSVSDQAQVEIILAFKGFAMWSAFPTVRKYISGATASSVHEMMLCNEYMQTKSHTYAVAYKDSEIDEILAGSSHITFNSINQLERFGPKAKASSVSVGLRINPEYSDVETDLYNPSSPTSRLGVKTDALALEIPDYVEGLHFHVLCESDSKALEQTLKSVEERFGHLLPQIKWLNMGGGHLMTRKNYDTDHLIKVLKEFKVKHNLHLILEPGSAFAWETGSLKTTVLDIVDNGGVKTAIIDASFTCHMPDCLEMPYRPNLAKGYTDAKKGKHQYRLGGVSCLAGDFLEAYSFDQPLAIGDEIEFLDMIHYTMVKTSTFNGVQHPAIGIKRKDDSFDLIKTFDYSDYKNRLS, from the coding sequence ATGCAAAAAAACATTCCTTCTCCTTGTTTTGTTCTTGACGAGCAAAAACTAGAAAACAACCTGAGTTTGATCAAATCTGTATCGGATCAGGCTCAGGTTGAAATCATCCTTGCATTCAAAGGCTTTGCCATGTGGAGTGCATTTCCAACGGTACGGAAATATATTTCTGGAGCTACTGCCAGTTCTGTTCATGAAATGATGCTCTGCAATGAATATATGCAGACCAAATCTCATACTTATGCGGTAGCTTATAAGGACAGTGAAATAGATGAAATTCTTGCAGGAAGTAGTCATATCACGTTCAACTCCATCAATCAATTAGAACGTTTCGGTCCCAAGGCTAAAGCAAGTAGTGTATCAGTAGGACTAAGAATTAATCCTGAATATTCCGATGTGGAGACCGATTTGTACAATCCCTCCTCACCTACTTCAAGGCTGGGGGTAAAAACAGACGCTTTAGCCCTAGAAATTCCTGACTACGTTGAAGGCCTTCATTTTCATGTATTATGCGAATCAGATTCTAAAGCCCTGGAGCAGACACTCAAATCAGTAGAAGAAAGATTTGGACATTTGCTACCCCAAATCAAATGGCTCAATATGGGTGGCGGACATCTGATGACCAGAAAAAACTATGATACAGATCATTTGATCAAAGTCCTTAAGGAATTCAAAGTCAAGCATAACTTACACCTGATTCTTGAACCAGGCAGTGCCTTTGCCTGGGAAACCGGATCGTTAAAAACCACAGTACTAGATATTGTTGACAACGGAGGAGTTAAAACGGCCATTATTGATGCTTCTTTCACTTGCCATATGCCCGATTGTTTGGAGATGCCGTACAGACCTAATTTAGCGAAAGGATATACTGACGCGAAAAAAGGCAAACACCAATATCGACTTGGTGGGGTAAGCTGCCTTGCCGGTGACTTTTTGGAGGCCTATTCTTTTGATCAACCGTTAGCTATAGGAGATGAAATTGAATTTCTTGACATGATACACTATACCATGGTTAAGACTAGTACCTTCAATGGGGTTCAACATCCAGCAATTGGAATCAAAAGAAAAGATGACTCTTTTGACTTGATAAAAACATTTGATTATTCAGATTACAAAAATAGACTTTCCTGA
- a CDS encoding saccharopine dehydrogenase family protein, with amino-acid sequence MSRILIIGAGGVGRVVAYKCAQNPEVFTDIWMASRTKSKCDQIAKDIDSDLNINITTAQVDADNVPELVVLINKIKPKLLINVALPYQDLTIMDACLETGVHYLDTANYEPKDEAKFEYKWQWAYQDRFKEAGLTAVLGCGFDPGVTSIYTAYAAKHHFDEIQYLDIVDCNGGDHGKAFATNFNPEINIREITQNGRYWENGDWVETKPFEIKKELNYPNIGTRDSYVLYHEELESLTKNFPSLKRARFWMTFGQEYLTHLRVIQNIGMASIEPIKYKGVDIVPLQFLKETLPDPGSLGDNYEGETSIGCRIKGLKDGKETTYYVYNNCKHQEAFNETGAQGVSYTTGVPAMIGAMMVLTGEWTGAGVFNVEEFNPDPFMEKLNTEGLPWHEQHNIDLEVE; translated from the coding sequence ATGTCAAGAATTTTAATCATTGGTGCAGGAGGTGTGGGCCGTGTGGTCGCCTACAAATGTGCGCAAAACCCAGAAGTATTTACGGACATTTGGATGGCCAGTCGAACCAAATCTAAATGTGATCAAATAGCAAAAGATATTGATTCAGATCTCAATATCAATATTACCACGGCACAAGTTGATGCAGACAACGTTCCGGAGTTAGTTGTTTTAATCAACAAAATCAAGCCCAAACTACTCATCAATGTGGCTCTTCCCTATCAGGATCTTACTATTATGGATGCCTGTTTGGAAACTGGGGTTCACTATTTAGACACCGCTAATTACGAACCTAAGGATGAAGCCAAATTTGAATATAAGTGGCAATGGGCCTATCAAGATCGATTTAAAGAAGCTGGCCTTACCGCCGTTCTAGGTTGTGGATTTGACCCCGGTGTAACAAGCATCTATACTGCATACGCTGCCAAGCATCATTTTGATGAAATTCAATACCTGGACATTGTTGACTGTAATGGCGGTGATCATGGTAAAGCATTCGCCACAAATTTCAACCCTGAAATCAACATTCGTGAAATCACTCAGAATGGACGGTATTGGGAAAACGGAGATTGGGTAGAGACGAAACCATTTGAAATCAAAAAAGAATTAAACTACCCTAACATTGGCACAAGAGACTCTTATGTACTCTACCATGAAGAACTAGAGTCACTCACTAAAAACTTCCCTAGTTTAAAAAGAGCAAGATTTTGGATGACATTTGGCCAAGAGTATTTGACTCATTTAAGAGTAATTCAAAATATTGGCATGGCTTCTATAGAGCCTATCAAGTACAAAGGAGTAGATATCGTTCCCTTGCAATTTTTGAAGGAAACCTTACCTGACCCAGGTAGCTTAGGAGACAACTACGAAGGAGAAACTTCAATCGGTTGCAGAATTAAAGGCTTGAAGGATGGAAAAGAAACCACCTACTATGTTTACAATAACTGTAAGCACCAAGAGGCATTCAATGAAACGGGAGCTCAGGGCGTGTCATATACCACTGGAGTTCCAGCTATGATCGGCGCGATGATGGTTTTGACCGGTGAATGGACTGGCGCTGGCGTATTCAATGTAGAAGAGTTCAACCCTGATCCATTCATGGAAAAGCTGAATACTGAAGGACTGCCTTGGCATGAACAACACAACATTGATTTGGAAGTAGAGTAA
- a CDS encoding DUF4136 domain-containing protein — MIRAYSTQLKNYLLIGTMILLGSCLSQKDFITDSDYSYGGKFKKYRTYNFMTSPENDTLFHREILEKTISSRMGAQGYFKQTKKPDLLVMYKIFYDDFSLRGYNQPHFESWVNNDQALEGSKKDNDSSDDFFEDEEVEGEEYRVSNYEMNDGTLLVVFFDRKKKQTVWQGYASGVFSRDNKDSRKNIKVATSKIFNEFRLIADGYVIKGG, encoded by the coding sequence ATGATAAGAGCATATTCAACACAACTCAAAAATTATTTATTAATTGGCACAATGATCCTCTTAGGGAGCTGCCTCTCACAAAAAGATTTTATTACAGATTCTGATTATAGTTATGGGGGTAAGTTCAAGAAGTATCGAACTTATAACTTCATGACAAGTCCTGAGAATGATACGCTTTTTCATCGTGAAATCCTTGAAAAAACCATTTCTTCAAGAATGGGAGCGCAAGGATATTTCAAGCAAACAAAAAAGCCGGACTTATTGGTGATGTATAAAATATTTTACGATGATTTTTCATTGCGAGGTTATAATCAACCTCACTTTGAGAGTTGGGTAAATAATGATCAAGCCTTGGAGGGTTCAAAGAAAGATAATGATTCATCTGATGATTTTTTCGAAGATGAGGAGGTCGAGGGCGAAGAGTATAGAGTTAGTAATTACGAAATGAACGATGGTACCTTGCTTGTAGTGTTTTTTGATCGCAAGAAGAAACAGACCGTTTGGCAAGGATATGCCTCGGGTGTGTTTTCAAGAGATAATAAAGATTCAAGAAAGAATATTAAGGTGGCTACATCGAAAATATTTAATGAGTTTAGATTGATCGCAGATGGCTATGTCATCAAAGGTGGTTGA
- the surE gene encoding 5'/3'-nucleotidase SurE, with protein MSAPLILISNDDGITSKGIRKLVDLMSQLGEVVVVAPDGPQSGMGHAITVGDTLRLTKTDIFDDIQAYKCSGTPADCIKLAKHEVLKGRKVDLVVSGINHGSNTSISVLYSGTMSAAIEGAIEGTPAIGFSLCDFSWHADFSHVDEFVLKIANEALQHGLPEGIALNVNIPPKQNENIKGIKVARQANARWEEEFDKRRDPHGRDYYWMVGNFVNHDKGEDNDEWAIANNYISIVPCQFDLTGHHAFSHLNEKWDL; from the coding sequence ATGTCTGCACCGCTAATTTTAATATCTAATGACGATGGTATCACTTCAAAGGGAATACGAAAGTTGGTTGACCTCATGTCACAACTTGGCGAGGTGGTAGTAGTAGCACCCGATGGGCCTCAGTCTGGAATGGGACATGCGATTACAGTTGGTGATACTTTGAGATTGACTAAGACTGATATTTTTGATGATATCCAGGCTTATAAATGTTCTGGAACACCAGCGGATTGCATCAAATTAGCTAAGCACGAAGTGTTAAAAGGCAGGAAGGTTGACTTGGTAGTTAGTGGAATCAATCATGGCTCCAACACCAGTATTAGTGTACTTTATTCCGGCACGATGTCAGCTGCTATAGAAGGTGCCATTGAAGGAACTCCTGCGATTGGATTTTCATTGTGTGATTTTAGCTGGCACGCTGACTTTTCACATGTAGATGAGTTTGTATTGAAAATTGCTAATGAAGCATTGCAGCATGGTTTGCCCGAAGGAATTGCGTTGAATGTGAATATCCCGCCTAAGCAGAACGAAAACATCAAAGGAATCAAAGTTGCTCGACAAGCAAATGCCCGATGGGAGGAGGAGTTTGACAAACGTAGAGATCCGCACGGTAGAGACTATTATTGGATGGTGGGTAATTTTGTAAATCATGACAAAGGAGAGGATAACGATGAATGGGCTATTGCCAATAACTACATCTCTATCGTTCCTTGCCAGTTTGACCTGACAGGCCACCACGCCTTCAGTCATTTGAATGAAAAGTGGGATTTGTAA
- the rpsF gene encoding 30S ribosomal protein S6, protein MKNYETVFILTPVLSDDQMKDAVGKFKKVLVDNGAKIINEENWGLKKLAYPIQHKKTGFYQLFEFEAEETIVDALETEYRRDEKILRFLTTALDKHALAYNVKRKSGAFNKKKEEAKS, encoded by the coding sequence ATGAAAAATTACGAGACGGTATTCATTTTAACTCCCGTTTTGTCTGATGATCAGATGAAGGATGCTGTCGGTAAGTTTAAGAAGGTACTAGTTGACAATGGTGCGAAAATCATCAATGAAGAGAACTGGGGCCTTAAGAAATTAGCTTATCCGATTCAGCACAAAAAAACAGGGTTTTATCAATTGTTCGAGTTTGAAGCAGAAGAGACAATCGTTGACGCGCTTGAGACTGAGTACAGAAGAGACGAGAAAATCTTGAGATTCTTAACTACTGCTTTGGACAAGCATGCATTGGCTTACAATGTGAAGAGAAAGAGCGGTGCATTTAACAAAAAGAAAGAGGAGGCAAAATCATGA
- the rpsR gene encoding 30S ribosomal protein S18: MTLVNEPINRADQKKKYCRFKKNGIKYIDYKDANFLLKFVNEQGKILPRRLTGTSQKFQGKVSQAIKRARHIALLPYVTDSLK, translated from the coding sequence ATGACATTAGTAAACGAGCCAATAAATAGAGCCGATCAGAAGAAGAAATACTGTAGGTTCAAGAAGAACGGTATCAAGTACATTGATTACAAAGACGCCAACTTCCTTTTGAAATTCGTAAACGAACAAGGTAAGATTTTACCAAGAAGATTGACTGGTACTAGCCAGAAATTCCAAGGTAAAGTTTCTCAAGCGATCAAAAGAGCGAGACATATTGCTTTGTTGCCTTACGTTACTGATTCACTTAAATAA
- the rplI gene encoding 50S ribosomal protein L9, translated as MEIILKEDIKGLGYKNDTVDVKPGYGRNYLIPQGFAIIASVSNKKMIAENIRQAAHKAEKLRQDAEDLAKSIGEVVLEIKTKAGESGKIFGAITALQVSDALAAKGFEIDRKKISFNTQVKNVGEYKVSLDLHKEVQHDVNINVVAE; from the coding sequence ATGGAAATTATATTGAAAGAAGATATCAAAGGCCTTGGATATAAGAACGATACAGTAGATGTAAAGCCAGGGTACGGAAGAAACTATTTGATTCCTCAAGGATTTGCCATCATTGCAAGCGTTTCTAACAAGAAGATGATTGCTGAAAACATCAGGCAAGCAGCTCACAAAGCGGAGAAGCTTAGACAAGATGCTGAAGATTTGGCTAAGTCTATAGGGGAAGTTGTTTTGGAAATCAAAACTAAAGCTGGTGAAAGCGGTAAAATTTTCGGTGCTATTACTGCATTGCAAGTTTCAGATGCTTTGGCTGCCAAAGGTTTCGAAATTGACAGAAAGAAAATTAGCTTTAATACACAAGTGAAAAACGTTGGAGAATACAAAGTGTCTTTGGACTTGCACAAAGAAGTTCAGCACGATGTAAACATCAATGTAGTAGCTGAGTAA
- a CDS encoding GSCFA domain-containing protein: MVIHNANNFRTEFHPKPSHLQMGFDTQLLTIGSCFSENIGAKLQSGKIPVLVNPLGTVYNPISIFKLLSNDPLDDDKFVEVGGLWYHLDFHSQFSGRDKKTLETVLKLKLKELSDYLNQAQIVFITLGTSYVYEWAENGSVVANCHKISQKKFTKRLLSLEEMKGAFEQLKTKLIQLNPSLQFVFTVSPVRHIKDGIVENQLSKSLLRVLCHELTQDSQVSYFPAYEMMMDDLRDYRFYKTDMIHPSEMAEEYIWEKFQQTYFSDQTKKVLKEWGKIKAALAHRPFNIESENHQKFLREQVKKLDVFSEYFDIEEERVFLQNQLI, translated from the coding sequence ATGGTTATTCACAACGCAAATAACTTCCGGACCGAATTCCACCCGAAGCCTTCACATCTTCAGATGGGCTTTGATACTCAATTGTTGACCATCGGATCGTGCTTTTCAGAAAACATAGGAGCAAAACTACAAAGCGGTAAGATTCCTGTTTTGGTTAATCCATTAGGAACGGTTTATAATCCAATCTCCATCTTTAAACTCCTGAGCAATGATCCCTTAGATGACGATAAGTTCGTTGAAGTGGGAGGGCTGTGGTATCATTTGGACTTTCATTCTCAGTTTTCAGGAAGGGATAAAAAAACACTGGAGACCGTACTGAAACTTAAGCTTAAGGAGCTATCGGATTATTTGAATCAAGCGCAAATTGTCTTCATTACACTAGGCACCTCCTATGTATATGAATGGGCAGAAAACGGCTCAGTTGTGGCTAATTGTCATAAAATATCACAAAAAAAGTTTACCAAGAGACTGCTAAGTCTGGAAGAAATGAAGGGAGCTTTTGAGCAATTGAAAACAAAATTGATTCAATTAAATCCTTCACTACAGTTTGTGTTTACTGTGAGCCCTGTGCGACATATCAAAGATGGAATTGTCGAAAACCAATTAAGTAAATCATTGCTAAGAGTGCTGTGTCATGAGTTGACTCAAGATAGTCAGGTGAGCTATTTTCCAGCTTATGAAATGATGATGGATGACCTGCGTGATTATCGCTTTTATAAGACAGATATGATCCATCCTAGTGAAATGGCCGAAGAATATATCTGGGAAAAATTCCAACAAACCTACTTTTCAGATCAGACCAAAAAAGTACTTAAAGAGTGGGGTAAAATTAAGGCGGCATTAGCTCACCGACCTTTCAATATTGAGTCAGAAAATCATCAAAAATTTCTGAGGGAACAAGTGAAAAAATTAGATGTCTTCTCTGAATATTTTGATATCGAAGAGGAGAGAGTATTTCTTCAAAATCAGTTAATCTAA
- a CDS encoding GNAT family N-acetyltransferase produces MNVDVQYATIEHIKYAQEICDLIESAAKARGTGIAKREPEYVRKKIESGQAVIASYAGELAGFCYIETWQNKQYVANSGLVVSEKFRNIGLAKKIKKKILELSQEKFPGTKLFGITTSLAVLKINYELGYRPVTFSELTTDDAFWNGCKSCPNHDILERNNRANCLCTGMLFDEKSQVKETEKPKGVIAKRFQRLTNFKNKRKLNKKK; encoded by the coding sequence ATGAACGTGGATGTGCAATACGCAACCATAGAGCATATCAAGTATGCTCAGGAAATTTGTGATCTAATAGAGTCTGCTGCTAAAGCACGTGGAACTGGTATCGCAAAAAGAGAACCTGAATATGTCCGTAAGAAGATTGAATCAGGTCAGGCGGTTATCGCAAGCTACGCCGGCGAGTTGGCAGGTTTTTGTTATATAGAAACTTGGCAAAACAAACAGTATGTAGCCAATTCTGGCTTAGTAGTAAGTGAAAAATTTCGAAACATTGGATTGGCCAAAAAAATCAAAAAGAAGATTTTGGAGTTGTCGCAGGAGAAATTTCCTGGTACCAAATTGTTTGGAATCACGACTAGTTTGGCTGTTCTAAAAATCAACTATGAATTAGGTTATCGTCCGGTCACCTTCTCAGAACTGACCACAGATGACGCCTTTTGGAATGGCTGTAAGAGCTGTCCTAACCATGATATTTTGGAGCGAAACAATCGAGCCAATTGTCTGTGTACTGGTATGCTCTTCGATGAGAAATCTCAAGTAAAAGAAACTGAAAAACCGAAAGGTGTAATTGCCAAGCGATTCCAGCGCTTGACAAATTTTAAGAACAAACGAAAATTGAATAAGAAGAAATGA
- the argG gene encoding argininosuccinate synthase encodes MSGKKVVLAFSGGLDTTYCAFYLKDQGLDVHTVIVNTGGFSEEELKETKKRAMSYGVDSHKCLEETSNFYEKCLKYLIYGNVLKNNTYPLSVSAERAFQALAIAKYAKSVGAKYIAHGSTGAGNDQVRFDLIFQIICPDIEIITPIRDNKLSRQEEIDYLATKGVNISWEKAKYSINKGLWGTSVGGDETLTSNLGLPESAFPSQVEKDGSEVVELQFEKGEFVGLNGQKLDSVDAIFKLNDLASKYGIGRDVHVGDTIIGIKGRVGFEAAAPVIILKSHHTLEKHVLTKWQQHWKEQLANWYGMLLHEGQFLDPVMRDIEVFLENTQQNVTGTVTVKLAPYRFEVVGITSDKDLMKSEFGQYGEMNNGWSGEDVKGFTKILANQSKIYNSINS; translated from the coding sequence ATGAGTGGTAAGAAAGTAGTATTGGCATTTAGTGGCGGTTTGGATACAACCTATTGTGCATTCTATCTTAAAGATCAGGGACTGGATGTCCATACGGTAATAGTAAACACAGGTGGTTTTTCAGAAGAAGAACTAAAGGAAACCAAAAAGAGAGCGATGTCTTATGGAGTAGACTCGCATAAGTGTCTGGAGGAAACTTCGAATTTCTACGAAAAGTGTTTGAAGTACTTGATTTATGGCAATGTATTGAAAAATAATACTTACCCATTATCTGTAAGTGCTGAAAGAGCATTCCAGGCATTAGCAATTGCTAAATACGCCAAGTCTGTCGGTGCAAAATATATTGCTCATGGTAGTACTGGCGCTGGAAATGATCAGGTTAGATTTGATTTGATCTTTCAAATCATATGTCCAGATATTGAAATCATCACTCCAATACGAGATAACAAATTATCACGTCAAGAGGAGATTGATTACCTAGCGACCAAAGGCGTGAATATCTCTTGGGAGAAAGCTAAATACTCGATCAACAAAGGCCTTTGGGGTACTTCTGTAGGAGGTGACGAGACTTTGACTTCTAATTTGGGCTTGCCAGAAAGTGCTTTCCCAAGTCAAGTAGAAAAAGATGGATCTGAAGTAGTTGAACTTCAATTTGAAAAAGGAGAGTTTGTTGGCTTGAATGGTCAGAAACTCGATTCGGTGGATGCTATTTTCAAATTGAATGATTTGGCCTCAAAATATGGAATCGGACGTGATGTACATGTAGGTGATACCATCATTGGTATCAAAGGTCGAGTGGGATTTGAAGCGGCAGCGCCTGTGATTATTCTCAAATCACACCACACGTTAGAAAAACATGTGTTGACTAAATGGCAACAGCATTGGAAAGAACAATTAGCGAACTGGTACGGCATGTTGCTGCATGAAGGACAATTCTTAGACCCAGTGATGCGTGATATCGAAGTGTTTCTTGAAAACACACAGCAAAACGTGACTGGAACTGTGACGGTGAAATTGGCTCCTTATCGTTTTGAAGTGGTGGGAATTACTTCAGATAAAGACTTGATGAAATCAGAGTTTGGTCAGTATGGAGAAATGAATAATGGCTGGTCTGGTGAAGATGTTAAAGGCTTTACCAAAATATTGGCTAACCAATCAAAAATTTATAATTCGATCAATTCATGA
- the argC gene encoding N-acetyl-gamma-glutamyl-phosphate reductase, translating to MIKVGVVGGAGYTAGELLRILANHPKVEITCVQSSSNAGKPIHSVHKDLIGDVEGDFSSEFNLNVDVIFICSGHGKTQEFLDSHKVPADVKIIDLSNDFRLEAKGNDFVYGLPELNLKAIKSAKHLANPGCFATAIQLGILPLAAQGVLTEDVHVNAVTGSTGAGQNPSRTTHFSWRNNNVSIYKAFSHQHLGEINQSVKQLQNDFAHDIKFLPVRGNFPKGIFASLYTTVKASEQEVVGWYKEFYKEAAFVHVLDEAPDMKQVVNTNKCLIHVEKHGDTVLITSVIDNLIKGASGQAVQNMNLMFGLDQKEGLRLKSSGF from the coding sequence ATGATTAAGGTAGGAGTAGTAGGGGGAGCAGGGTATACTGCTGGAGAATTGTTGAGAATATTGGCCAATCATCCAAAGGTGGAAATCACTTGTGTACAAAGCTCAAGTAACGCTGGGAAACCAATTCATAGCGTGCATAAGGATTTGATAGGTGATGTGGAAGGTGACTTCTCTTCTGAATTTAATTTGAATGTAGATGTCATATTCATCTGTTCAGGTCATGGAAAGACGCAAGAGTTTTTAGACAGTCATAAAGTGCCAGCGGATGTAAAAATCATTGACTTAAGTAATGATTTCCGGTTGGAAGCAAAAGGCAATGATTTTGTTTACGGATTGCCGGAGTTGAACTTGAAAGCCATCAAATCGGCCAAGCATTTAGCAAATCCAGGTTGTTTTGCTACAGCGATTCAGTTGGGCATATTGCCACTAGCTGCACAGGGTGTGTTAACAGAGGATGTGCATGTGAATGCAGTTACCGGATCAACAGGCGCAGGCCAAAACCCAAGCCGTACCACACACTTTAGTTGGAGAAATAATAATGTCTCTATCTACAAAGCATTTAGTCATCAGCATTTAGGAGAGATCAATCAGTCAGTGAAGCAGCTGCAAAATGATTTCGCTCATGACATCAAGTTTTTACCTGTTCGAGGCAATTTCCCCAAAGGGATTTTTGCAAGCCTTTACACGACAGTAAAAGCAAGTGAGCAAGAAGTAGTGGGTTGGTACAAAGAGTTTTATAAGGAAGCAGCTTTTGTGCATGTGCTGGACGAAGCACCAGATATGAAGCAAGTGGTAAATACCAACAAGTGTTTGATTCATGTTGAAAAACATGGAGATACGGTATTGATCACCTCTGTGATCGATAATCTGATAAAAGGTGCATCTGGTCAGGCAGTTCAAAACATGAATCTCATGTTTGGACTGGACCAAAAAGAAGGCTTAAGATTAAAGAGCAGCGGCTTTTGA
- the proC gene encoding pyrroline-5-carboxylate reductase — MKIALIGVGNLGFSIAQGIAEQTGFHVDQLTLTKRNVTGLAEKFDSNKVKVTSSNIEAVQQSDIIILAIQPGQINSVLNEIKGVLLEGRHVLISTVTGRAIADIEAVIKKDIAVIRSMPNTAISVGQSMTCLSANEQGKEQMKIAQQIFDALGQSLVIEENMMQAATVICASGIAFWMRLIRATTQGAIQLGFDAPEAKNMATQACMGAASLLLNSNSHPEEEIDKVTTPRGCTISGLNEMEHEGMSSALIKGLMKSYDKISDIISEK, encoded by the coding sequence ATGAAAATTGCATTGATAGGCGTGGGAAACTTGGGATTCTCCATTGCTCAGGGTATTGCAGAGCAGACAGGGTTTCATGTAGACCAATTGACGCTCACGAAGCGAAATGTAACAGGTCTCGCTGAGAAATTCGATAGCAACAAAGTGAAAGTCACTTCGAGCAATATTGAAGCGGTTCAGCAATCTGATATCATTATTTTGGCCATTCAGCCTGGTCAAATCAATAGTGTCCTCAATGAAATCAAGGGTGTTTTATTAGAAGGTAGACACGTATTGATTTCTACCGTTACTGGACGTGCTATTGCAGATATCGAAGCAGTGATCAAAAAGGATATTGCTGTGATTCGAAGTATGCCGAATACCGCTATTTCTGTGGGACAGTCGATGACTTGCCTCAGTGCTAATGAGCAGGGTAAGGAGCAAATGAAGATTGCACAACAAATCTTTGATGCCTTAGGCCAGTCATTGGTGATCGAAGAAAATATGATGCAGGCCGCAACGGTTATTTGTGCCAGTGGTATTGCCTTTTGGATGCGCTTGATACGTGCCACTACACAAGGTGCGATACAATTAGGGTTTGATGCGCCAGAGGCTAAAAACATGGCTACACAAGCGTGTATGGGAGCAGCTAGCTTGTTGCTCAACTCCAACAGTCATCCGGAAGAAGAAATTGATAAGGTAACTACTCCACGTGGTTGCACCATTTCAGGGCTGAATGAAATGGAACATGAAGGTATGAGTTCTGCTTTGATCAAAGGCTTGATGAAATCTTACGACAAAATTTCAGACATCATTTCAGAGAAGTAA
- a CDS encoding aspartate aminotransferase family protein: MENYKVYPVFDIHVVKAEGAYVWDDHGTKYLDMYGGHAVISIGHSHPKYVSNITKQVQQIGFYSNSIKIPIQDELALELGELSGLPDYSLFLCNSGAEANENALKLASFETGRKKVLGFKKGFHGRTSLAVAVTDNAKIQAPVNPTDHIDLFELNDLDSVKEALKTKEYAAVIIEGIQGIGGIYKPTNEFLIALEQLCKKTGTMLILDEIQSGYGRSGKFFAFQYAGIQPDLVTVAKGMGNGFPIGGVLIAPRFEATYGQLGTTFGGNHLACAAALAVLDVIKEEGLIHNAAEMGEYIKAQLEGIDAIKEIRGKGLLLGLEFEEPVKEIRSRLLTEYKIFTGAATSPNVLRLLPPMGIGKQEADTFVNALKEILS, translated from the coding sequence ATGGAAAATTATAAAGTATACCCTGTTTTTGATATCCATGTGGTGAAGGCCGAAGGTGCCTATGTTTGGGATGATCATGGAACTAAATATTTGGATATGTATGGTGGGCATGCCGTAATATCAATTGGTCATTCGCACCCAAAGTATGTTTCAAATATCACTAAACAGGTGCAGCAAATTGGTTTCTACTCTAATTCAATCAAAATTCCCATTCAGGATGAATTAGCACTAGAGCTGGGAGAACTTTCAGGTTTGCCAGACTATAGTCTCTTTCTGTGTAACTCAGGGGCAGAGGCTAATGAGAACGCATTGAAACTGGCTTCATTCGAAACAGGAAGAAAAAAAGTATTGGGATTCAAAAAAGGATTTCACGGTCGTACGTCATTGGCTGTAGCGGTAACTGATAATGCCAAAATTCAGGCGCCGGTCAATCCAACAGATCATATTGATTTGTTTGAGTTGAATGACTTGGATTCAGTAAAAGAGGCATTGAAAACTAAAGAGTATGCGGCTGTCATCATAGAAGGTATTCAGGGTATAGGAGGTATTTACAAGCCTACGAATGAGTTTTTAATTGCCTTAGAGCAACTCTGTAAGAAGACGGGGACCATGTTGATTTTGGATGAAATTCAATCAGGCTATGGTCGCTCAGGAAAATTCTTCGCCTTCCAATATGCCGGTATTCAGCCTGATTTAGTGACCGTTGCTAAAGGCATGGGCAATGGCTTTCCTATTGGTGGAGTATTGATTGCCCCTCGATTTGAAGCTACTTATGGACAACTAGGAACTACTTTCGGCGGCAACCACCTCGCATGTGCAGCTGCATTGGCTGTTTTAGATGTGATCAAAGAAGAGGGATTAATCCACAATGCTGCTGAGATGGGTGAATACATCAAAGCGCAATTGGAAGGAATAGATGCCATCAAAGAGATCAGAGGAAAGGGGCTTCTTTTAGGATTGGAGTTTGAAGAGCCAGTTAAGGAAATACGAAGCCGATTACTGACCGAATATAAAATATTTACAGGCGCGGCTACTAGCCCAAATGTCTTACGATTATTACCCCCGATGGGAATTGGAAAACAAGAAGCTGACACTTTTGTGAATGCTCTAAAAGAAATATTATCATGA